Proteins from one Monodelphis domestica isolate mMonDom1 chromosome 6, mMonDom1.pri, whole genome shotgun sequence genomic window:
- the LOC103099662 gene encoding solute carrier family 25 member 33-like translates to MASGTVSSQKQHSTLLHLFAGGFAGTFGAICTSPLEVLKTRLQSSRLAIPDPPTWWWFYYRRRKITSTSRLPEVVKVLKLILEKEGVKTLFRGFGPNLIGVAPSRAVYFACYSKAKDHLNGIFMPNSYTVHIISAGSAGFVTNTLMNPLWMIKSRMQLGLQEKGSKGINTVQCARYIYQENGISGFYRGLTASYFGIFETVICFTIYERLKKWLTETPLTLSANGTNKNSASANFFKYMAAAAIARMLASFVGYPHEVLRTRLREEGNKYRSFTQTVYLIAQEEGLLGFYRGLCAQLIWQVPNTGIVLSTYELIVLLLKDFND, encoded by the coding sequence ATGGCGTCGGGGACCGTCTCCTCGCAGAAGCAGCACAGCACCCTGCTGCACCTCTTCGCCGGGGGGTTTGCGGGCACGTTTGGCGCTATTTGTACGTCTCCTCTGGAGGTGCTTAAAACCAGACTTCAGTCCTCACGCCTAGCTATACCCGATCCCCCAACTTGGTGGTGGTTCTACTACAGAAGGAGAAAGATCACATCAACATCCCGATTACCGGAAGTCGTGAAGGTTCTGAAGTTGATTCTGGAGAAGGAGGGAGTAAAGACACTTTTTCGCGGCTTCGGCCCTAACTTGATCGGAGTAGCCCCTTCAAGGGCTGTATACTTTGCCTGCTACTCCAAGGCCAAAGACCACCTGAATGGCATTTTCATGCCTAACAGCTATACTGTTCACATTATCTCCGCTGGCTCCGCGGGTTTTGTCACAAATACCTTGATGAATCCTCTATGGATGATCAAAAGTCGCATGCAGTTAGGACTGCAAGAAAAGGGTTCCAAAGGGATAAACACTGTCCAGTGTGCTCGTTACATTTACCAGGAAAACGGCATTTCTGGATTCTATAGAGGATTAACTGCCTCATATTTTGGCATTTTTGAGACGGTGATATGTTTTACTATTTATGAAAGATTAAAGAAATGGCTAACGGAGACCCCATTAACCCTTTCTGCAAACGGGACTAACAAAAACAGTGCCAGCGCCaacttttttaaatatatggCTGCTGCTGCTATTGCCAGGATGCTCGCCTCCTTCGTTGGTTATCCCCATGAAGTTTTGAGAACCCGGCTTCGGGAAGAGGGCAACAAGTATAGGTCCTTCACTCAAACAGTCTACCTGATAGCACAAGAAGAAGGCTTGCTAGGCTTCTACAGAGGACTCTGTGCTCAGCTCATCTGGCAGGTGCCAAATACTGGGATTGTGTTGTCCACCTACGAGCTAATTGTGTTATTATTGAAGGACTTTAATGACTGA